ACGGCAAGATCTGGATCGAAGACTCGCCCCTGGGCGGATCACGCTTCAGATTTTCAATCAACTCAGCAACCTGAAACCCTGCCAATGTTGTGCAGAACAGGAAAACTCTAACTGCACTCTTAGCGTTCAATAACAACCGGTTGCATCGGACCACCCGCAGATTCGGCTTCAACCGACTCGAGCTGGGCTACTCGATCATTCGAATCAAGTTCGCTTAGGTGTTCAAGCAAGATCCTTCGCACTTCAAAAACTGCCTTCGAGGTCATGTGAACCGAAGTGTGAGGCGCATCGATAATCAACTCACTATCCGTGTCATCCATGTGCGCACTGTCGTACTCAACGACTCCGTCGCCCTTGACGGTTCGCCCGGTTATCAGCGATGGATTTTCCAGAACACCGATGATGTTGTGATATTTAACACCCGGCGCGCGTTTGGCACGCATCATGACGGGGAAGATCGGCGACTCAGGCGCCAACGAATCGATTGCGTTGGCTACGGTCAACAGTTCGGTGTCCTTGAAGACAGTCGGGTTCTGCTCGGCAAGCCGATTGCCGGTTCGAATCGCCATCGTTGGCAATTTGATAAACTTTCTGGCAAGCCAGCGGGTGTAGTCGTTCGCGAACTCGCTGCCACGGTGCGGTGTTCCGATCGTAATGACACGCTTGACAGAGGTGTTCGGGCGGAAGAACAGAGTACTTACTAGCTTGTATCGATCGTCATCATCACCGCGTAGCTTCGCGATTGCCTCATCGGCACTGCTTGCAGGCTGATTGCTGACGATTTTCCAGAACTCGTCACCGCTATCGATCGTTTGCATCCGACTAACGAGACCGCCCATGCTATGACCAACAAGAACCATATCGTCCATCGGTGCATCTTGGCGACTTTCGTCGAACACTTTACGCATAGCGGTCAGGTCCGTCCGCAGCTGTGTCGCCGACAACCAAAATGGTTGGCCGGACGGATATAGGTAGAACCAAAACTGGTAACGTTCACGGATCTCGGGAAAACTGCGCAAGTCATTGAACATGTCCATCCACGTCATCGGACTGGACCATAGCCCATGCACCATCAAGACCGGTATTCGCTTTGGATCATACGGTTCCAGCATGTACAGTCCACGATGGCTTGCCGATTCGTTTGGGTTGAGCAGCCCTTCGGTCGCCTCGTCCCGCTTGCGATACTCGGGACTATCCAAAAAGTACGCCAACGGAGTCGTCAGATCGGTTTCGAGCGGCACCCACTGATTAGACAGTTGAATTTGGTTTGCTTTTAAAGGGTCAAAGAACTCTAAAACGCAAACCTTGGATTCGCCGGCACGAGCCCCTTCGTGCGGTTCAACACAGCGCATCATCGCGCTGACGGAGTAGCTAAGTCCCTTGGGATAGTACTTCTCGCGGCTGTCGCCATTTTCAGGTGTTTTTCGCACAGCGATCAGCGGCACGCCCAATCCATAGGTCGTATGCTGGTTGCGCAAAGTTTGGATTTCATAATCGCTCACAAATTCGTAATGGTCGAACTCGTCTGTTTTCCATTGCCCACGCATTTCCGTTCGCACGACAAACTCACGATCAGGAGTCTTGATTGTGTAGGTCTGCCCTGGCTGGATCTGATTTTTCTTGCATAACAATCGCAATGTGTCTTCAAGCGACTCGTTGTATAGATCGCATGCGCCACGAAACTGCGGATCATAGAAGTTACGTGAGGTTCCAAGATCATCGCTAAACAGATAGTCGTAGCTGTTGGTCAGCGCGATACCGTATTGGTTTAATGCATCGCTGGACCGGCCCGCTTTCTCGGCCTTCTTGCCTTCGACATACGCCAACTCACTAAGTGCGTAGATCAGTTCGGCTTCGGGGGTTTCTCGGACGCGACTGCGAATTTGAGCAAAACAGATTTTATGGTCGTTCTGGTAAACGTCTTCCAAGTCAAATCGCCGCAGCGTGTGCCAGGTTCGCTCGCTGACCTCGGGGCCCTTGCGACCGACCAAATGCAGGGTCTGGGTCAAAGCATTATCGCGAAATTTGCGATTTGTCAGGTAGGTCGGCGCCGCACATCCGGATTGCAGCAGAACAAGCACGACCAGCGCGACCATGCCCCCCAGTGGCCTGCGACGTCCGGCAAATGCGCCAAAACCAGCAGGACGCAGCGACATACGAATACTCGGCACGGCCAGCGGCCGACCGTTTCCGTTAGATCGTTTTGGTCCAAACTGAGACTGCATCATGCGTCTAGGTCCTCCGGATGAGAGATTTCCAGCCGAAAACGGACTGGAAACGCATCTGGAGGACGGTTCAAGCTTCCTTGCAAGACATCCGTCGTGGGAACCGACAACAAATTGCCGACTTTTCCAAAATCTAGAGACGATGGCGGGTTGATGTCAATGCAGATCCAGCCAACCGCCGTGAAACTGAGCGACGCTACACGGGATCAGTGTCTGTCACCGGTCACGCTGGTTCATGAGCTTCTGCATCTTCGCATTTTGATACCGATGAGTACGCAGGACATCGAGCGCCGCTAACCCAATCACCGTCACCATGCATAGCAGGACGCAAAGCCAAGCCGCGATCCAAACGGGTCCAGGCCCGACGAAGGCAGCGATGAGGATCAGCAGACCGCAGATTCCGACCATCAGGTTCGTACGGCGCCGGGACCGGCTTCGGCGCTTGTGATATTGCTTGTCCAAATCGGTTTTGCAGTCGTCTTCGTCACCCCACCCACGCTGCTCATTGAATTGCAGCCACGCCGCAAACACCATCAGAGTCACGGCCAAGATCAGCGAACCGGCGAACATCGGGAAACCTTTCTTGATGAACAAGGTGATTCGAAAGCGCGCGCAGTACCTGCAACTTGACAGGGAATCACTGGCGATTCAGCCACGAGTGCACGACCCATACGACCGCAGCCATCGACGTACCGCTGCAGTTTGCGGGAACGTCTTGCTCGGTATGCCAATACGAAGGAGCACCAATCCCCGGCCGCGGATAGTCGAAGTCGATAATGTCGGTCGTTGGGATGCCCGCGATTCGGTTCAGCGGTAGATGATCGTCTTGTATCTCATGGCGAGTTCGCGCCACAAAAGCGTCAACGCCCAGATCGGCCGCCACGGCCCAAACGCTCTTCGTGACGTCCCTCGCCATCCTCAGACTGTTGGTTTCGTAGAAGACTTTCAATTCGCGGTCGCCGATCATGTCCAGCAAGATCCCGGCTTGATAAGGAATCGCTGGCGGTGACGACTTGTATTTCTCGGCAAAAAACGTCGACCCTAAAAAGTAATCGTCGCGGCCCTGTCTGAACACAAACTCCTCGCCATCGAACAAAACAATATCGACACCCACATCGCTTGGCAAACCGCTGACGAATTGGTGCGAGATTTCCATTAGCGCCGCCGTTCCGCTGGCACCGTCGTTCGCACCAACAAAAACCCCGCGACGATTGTTACGATCCTGATCCGGGAAAGGGCGAGTGTCATAGTGGGCGCAAAGCAAAAAACGTTTCGGACGATCCAGCCCCCATGACGCGATCACATTTGACATTGAAACGTTTGAGCCGTCTTCGGGGTGCCGAATGTCGAAAGTTTGCATCGAAACAACCGCACCTTGGTCGGTAAAGAACTTCCGCAGGTACTGCTGTTGCTGTGCCATCGCGGCTGATCCGGACGGACGAGATCCGAATTCGCAAAGCTGATTCAAATAACCCATCGCCCGGTCAGGTTGATACGCCGACGGAATTGCGCCCGATGCAGGCGACAAATCGACGGGCGCGTCGCTTTCCGAATCCAGAAAGAACCACGCTAACACGGCGACAATCGCGATGACAAAACCGATCGCGATCCAGCGCGCGGACGAACTTGGACGGGGCGGAGTGGGTTCCGACGATATTGTCGACTGATGAGACCACGCTCGCGTGTTTTGCCGCGCCGATTCGGCGTCCGCTTCACTCAACTTCAACATCGCCTGGGCCACCGCTGTGAAAAGTCCATTCGGTCATCTGTAAGTCGTCCATTGTCATCGTTTTGGGCAGCATCGCCACCCCGGACTCAATCCGTCACCTGTTCTTTGCTGCAATCGCCCGGCGCTCTACAGTGCCAGTACCCGGCCCAATACAGTGCCTGAAACTGACTTTGCAACTCGACCAGAGAGAGAGGACAACGATGCCCGCTGCTGATCCCGAATCGCTTCGCATTGTTATCATTGGCGGCGGGTTGGCCGGACTGTCGTCTGCCTGCGTGCTGGCTGCCCGAGGCTACCGCGTCACCTTGTTGGACAAGAACGAATGGGTTGGCGGCAAGGCGGCGGTCCATACCGCCGACGGGTACCGGTTCGACATGGGGCCAACCATCCTAACGCTGCCAAGCGTGCTGAAACGAGTGTTCAGCGAAGCCGGAAAGGAACTTTCCGATTACATCGACATGGTCCCGCTGGATCCTCAATGGAGGTGTTTTTTTGAAGGCAGCGCGTCGGCATCCGGCGCAACGTCCGAAAATACCTTGCTAGACTTGGTCGCCAACACCGAATCAATGAAGAAGAATATTGCCGAGCTGACCGGAACACCGACCAGCGGCGATGGATACGAACGGTTCATGCGGATGAGCGAGCAGTTGCACGGAGTCTCGGATCGCTTCTTCTTTTGGCGCAGCGTCGGAGGACTAGCTGACACGATGGATGTCGGAGGCGCGTTTTCTGCGGCAGTGTTGAAAGACGTTTTGTCGTTGCGAATGGGCCGCAGTGTCGCTTCGGTGGTTCGTTCTTACGTTCCTGATGCACGCGTTGCGCAAATGATGGACCACTTCACGCAGTACGTTGGTTCGTCGCCCTACAACTCGCCCGCCGTGCTTTGCAGCATCGCTCACATGCAAACCGACGAGGGAATTTGGTACCCGATCGGAGGAACTCGTGCGATCCCCGAAGCTTTATGCAAATTGGCTCAAGAACTTGGCGTTGAAGTTCGCACCGGCACCGACGTGATGCGGATCACGACATTGGATCAACGAGTCACCGGTGTTGCTACGACTAGTGGCGAGGAAATTGCCTGCGATGCAGTGGTCAGCAACTGTGATGCGGTTCGAACCTACGGCGAACTGCTAAAAGACACGTCACAGTCGAAACGGTTCCAACGAACAAACAACTATGAACCCGCGTGCAGCGGCGTGGTGCTGTACTTGGGCCTTGATCGGCGTTACGAGCAACTGTTGCATCATAACTTTGTGTTTTCAAAAGATCCCGAAGGAGAGTTCGACTATATCTACAAGCGAGGCGAACCGGCTCCGGACCCAAGTGCTTACGTTTGCGCGCCGTCGATTAGCGACCCAGACGTTGCACCGGATGGCGGCGAAGCGTTGTACATCCTTGTCCACACGCCGTATTTGCGGCCTGGGCATGACTGGAAAAAAATGCTGCCTGAGTACCGCGAAGTAATCTTTGACAAGCTGGAACGAACCGCTGGGATGACAGGCATTCGCGATGCAATTGTCCACGAATCATCGCTAACGCCCGAAGGGATCCACAACCGATACCGAGTACTCAACGGCGCGATCTACGGACTGGCAAGCCACGGCAAGTACGTCGGTGCGTTCAAGCCTGCGAACCGACGCAAAGATTTGACGGGACTGTACTTAGCGGGCGGTGCGGCGCACCCTGGCCCCGGAATGCCAATGGTGATGATGAGCGGCTGGATCGCAGCGGACTCTTTGGACCAAGATGCCCAAGCCGGCAAGATCAAAGGTTCATCCCGCAGACCTGGGCCGGCTCGATAAACCCAAGTGTCGTGCCGCCATACGTCCGCCGATCCCAATCACCGGGCGGCAACAGATCCTGATCGAACGTCTTTTCAGTTTCGACCATCAGAACGCTGCCGGGCGGCGCGTTAAGCTGAACTGTGCGAATGATCGCGTTGAGGTCTTCGAGTCGTTCGTGCCACAAAATGTAGGGGGGGCAAAGAAACACGATCCAGGGCGTATCGTCAGCCGGTGGCCCCAGCAACTGGCCGGCGACGCGGAACGTGTCGGCACTGACCACAACGATTTTGTCGGTCACATCAAGAGAATCGGCAGTTTCGCGAATGTAACGAACCGCTCGCCGATTGAGTTCGACCGCGACAGCCCGCGAAGCACCCCGACTGAGGGACTCGAACGTCATCGCCCCCGTGCCCGCGAACAGGTCAAAGCAAATCGCCCCTTTAGCTGCCTTTAGCAGGATATTGAACGCGTTTTCGCGAATATTGTCCTTCATCGGGCGAGTGAAGTCTTCGCCGTGATAGATTACCGTCCTGCCTCGCATCGTCCCGCCGATGATCCGCAATTTCGTCGGTTTGGATTTCGATGGGTCGGTTTGGGATCGAGATGATCGGCTTTTCGATTCTTTTGCTGGTCGTTTCATCGGGCTAAGTATAGCGAACCGCAGCACTTGGGCGAGTCGGCCGTCGAAAGTCGCCAGGGTGCAAAACCTAAACCGGTCGAGCAGCGTAAAGGCAGCAATGGATCTAGTTTTTTTGCAGCCACTTCGAGAGCCTGTATGAGTTTTTCAGTCGCGAGATTCCGAGTCTTCTTCACGGCCCTGATCGTCATGACGGCTGTCGTGCTAGTTTCCGCTGGCATGGCCAGCGCCGCGGCTCAAGAAAACAAGTCCGAATCGGAGGTCACCAACGAATCCGATGAATCCGGCGACGAAACAGGCGTCGCTGTTGACGGTGACAGTGCCCCAGCATCCGAAACGTCCGTGGAATCTGCGGAACCATCCGACCAGCTACCTGGGTTTACTACCGCCGACGACCCCGCTTATATCGCCGAAGTGGAACGTCGCACCGAAGTGTTCCAACAAGCTAAAGCGGATCTTCGCGATGCCATCCTTGAACAGCGGACGCTGTATATGCGATACGTCAATCACGAAGACCGAACGCCATCGAGTCGTGAAGCCTACACGGCCAAGCGGATTGAAGTGATTAAAAAAATGGACGACACCTACATGGCGGCGCTCGATCTAACTCGCATTACGGGCGACCAAGAAGCCGCGACCTACCTAGTGACGATGATCGATCACCGATTCAAACGCGACATTTACGACCTCGCCACACTTGAAGGCGCGACCCGAATGATCGACGGCGGATCGCAACTTGCCGTGATGTTTCAAGCGGCGGCACGTTCCGCGATGGTGGTGGGTGAATTCGACATGGCAAAGAAGCTGTACGAAGTTCTTGCCAGTCAGGAAGAGGGAGTCGACCCGATGGAGACCGTCGACAAGAGCTTGGCATCCTATCTAGAAAAACATCGCGAACGATTTGCAGCCGAAGCAATGATCCAAGCCGCCGAAGC
The Rubripirellula reticaptiva DNA segment above includes these coding regions:
- a CDS encoding phytoene desaturase family protein; translation: MPAADPESLRIVIIGGGLAGLSSACVLAARGYRVTLLDKNEWVGGKAAVHTADGYRFDMGPTILTLPSVLKRVFSEAGKELSDYIDMVPLDPQWRCFFEGSASASGATSENTLLDLVANTESMKKNIAELTGTPTSGDGYERFMRMSEQLHGVSDRFFFWRSVGGLADTMDVGGAFSAAVLKDVLSLRMGRSVASVVRSYVPDARVAQMMDHFTQYVGSSPYNSPAVLCSIAHMQTDEGIWYPIGGTRAIPEALCKLAQELGVEVRTGTDVMRITTLDQRVTGVATTSGEEIACDAVVSNCDAVRTYGELLKDTSQSKRFQRTNNYEPACSGVVLYLGLDRRYEQLLHHNFVFSKDPEGEFDYIYKRGEPAPDPSAYVCAPSISDPDVAPDGGEALYILVHTPYLRPGHDWKKMLPEYREVIFDKLERTAGMTGIRDAIVHESSLTPEGIHNRYRVLNGAIYGLASHGKYVGAFKPANRRKDLTGLYLAGGAAHPGPGMPMVMMSGWIAADSLDQDAQAGKIKGSSRRPGPAR
- a CDS encoding RsmD family RNA methyltransferase, with the protein product MKRPAKESKSRSSRSQTDPSKSKPTKLRIIGGTMRGRTVIYHGEDFTRPMKDNIRENAFNILLKAAKGAICFDLFAGTGAMTFESLSRGASRAVAVELNRRAVRYIRETADSLDVTDKIVVVSADTFRVAGQLLGPPADDTPWIVFLCPPYILWHERLEDLNAIIRTVQLNAPPGSVLMVETEKTFDQDLLPPGDWDRRTYGGTTLGFIEPAQVCGMNL
- a CDS encoding M28 family peptidase encodes the protein MLKLSEADAESARQNTRAWSHQSTISSEPTPPRPSSSARWIAIGFVIAIVAVLAWFFLDSESDAPVDLSPASGAIPSAYQPDRAMGYLNQLCEFGSRPSGSAAMAQQQQYLRKFFTDQGAVVSMQTFDIRHPEDGSNVSMSNVIASWGLDRPKRFLLCAHYDTRPFPDQDRNNRRGVFVGANDGASGTAALMEISHQFVSGLPSDVGVDIVLFDGEEFVFRQGRDDYFLGSTFFAEKYKSSPPAIPYQAGILLDMIGDRELKVFYETNSLRMARDVTKSVWAVAADLGVDAFVARTRHEIQDDHLPLNRIAGIPTTDIIDFDYPRPGIGAPSYWHTEQDVPANCSGTSMAAVVWVVHSWLNRQ
- a CDS encoding peptidylprolyl isomerase; translation: MSFSVARFRVFFTALIVMTAVVLVSAGMASAAAQENKSESEVTNESDESGDETGVAVDGDSAPASETSVESAEPSDQLPGFTTADDPAYIAEVERRTEVFQQAKADLRDAILEQRTLYMRYVNHEDRTPSSREAYTAKRIEVIKKMDDTYMAALDLTRITGDQEAATYLVTMIDHRFKRDIYDLATLEGATRMIDGGSQLAVMFQAAARSAMVVGEFDMAKKLYEVLASQEEGVDPMETVDKSLASYLEKHRERFAAEAMIQAAEAKEDRLPRVKLETTQGDVIIELFIDQAPSTVANFIKLVESHFYDGLDFYQVVDHLFALTGDATGLGSGNSGKFVIDECDRPDARRPFRGSLLMAKIPIGENGEFIPNSASTQFAISFLPLAVSADNQTVFGRVIEGMDAISRMRRIDPSKEKDKNAILLPPDRIIEATVIRRPEVLPEIEYFTPPGR
- a CDS encoding esterase/lipase family protein, which translates into the protein MVALVVLVLLQSGCAAPTYLTNRKFRDNALTQTLHLVGRKGPEVSERTWHTLRRFDLEDVYQNDHKICFAQIRSRVRETPEAELIYALSELAYVEGKKAEKAGRSSDALNQYGIALTNSYDYLFSDDLGTSRNFYDPQFRGACDLYNESLEDTLRLLCKKNQIQPGQTYTIKTPDREFVVRTEMRGQWKTDEFDHYEFVSDYEIQTLRNQHTTYGLGVPLIAVRKTPENGDSREKYYPKGLSYSVSAMMRCVEPHEGARAGESKVCVLEFFDPLKANQIQLSNQWVPLETDLTTPLAYFLDSPEYRKRDEATEGLLNPNESASHRGLYMLEPYDPKRIPVLMVHGLWSSPMTWMDMFNDLRSFPEIRERYQFWFYLYPSGQPFWLSATQLRTDLTAMRKVFDESRQDAPMDDMVLVGHSMGGLVSRMQTIDSGDEFWKIVSNQPASSADEAIAKLRGDDDDRYKLVSTLFFRPNTSVKRVITIGTPHRGSEFANDYTRWLARKFIKLPTMAIRTGNRLAEQNPTVFKDTELLTVANAIDSLAPESPIFPVMMRAKRAPGVKYHNIIGVLENPSLITGRTVKGDGVVEYDSAHMDDTDSELIIDAPHTSVHMTSKAVFEVRRILLEHLSELDSNDRVAQLESVEAESAGGPMQPVVIER